One genomic region from Anaerobacillus sp. CMMVII encodes:
- a CDS encoding response regulator — protein MPSHSQLIKEIGKSMSYVFLFAVIFGMWGAWLLANHIKKQTFQIEPDQLARLLVERTATFNAIRDGVIAIDQNERITVINQAAKEIVNVNGDVVGEKIQNVIPDTRLPEVLRLGKPLLQREFFINDRAILSNRIPITVQGKTIGALAIFQDKTEVTRLAQELTGVQAFVDALRVQAHEYSNKLHTVAGLIQLDQGKKALDYIFELSEEQAELTSLITHQIHDDSLAGLLLGKHSRCKELGIKLKFNHESNFINYPEGTTIHDLVIICGNLIDNSIDELIETNKELKQISFSIKETGEFLTIEVGDSGDGILEDIQEKMFKRGFSTKQKEGRGIGLFLVHAIIDRVDGIIDIDSKQGKGTVFTLHIPMKRKWGFDMKRQSNEEKTIRILLIEDDPMVQEVNRMFIEKVKGFKVIGVALNGTEGRKKVKELNPDLVLLDIFMPKEDGLKTIAKLRHEQLDVDIIAVTAANDTETVKKLLRHGVVDYIVKPFTFDRLKQALQQYHDMYHQLKQNEKFSQDKLDEVMQQKENTKQSELPKGLHAMTLKQIIDYLEQIECPKSAEEIGSEIGLARVTVRRYLNYLENAQKVEMELTYGTIGRPIQLYQLIKKVKEGSS, from the coding sequence TTGCCTAGTCATAGTCAACTAATTAAGGAAATTGGAAAGTCAATGTCCTACGTTTTTTTATTTGCCGTAATATTTGGGATGTGGGGTGCGTGGTTACTAGCAAATCATATCAAAAAACAAACCTTCCAGATCGAACCTGACCAATTAGCGAGATTGTTAGTAGAAAGAACAGCGACATTCAACGCAATTCGGGACGGTGTCATTGCTATTGATCAAAACGAAAGGATTACTGTAATTAATCAAGCAGCAAAAGAAATAGTGAATGTAAATGGAGACGTAGTTGGAGAGAAAATTCAGAACGTGATACCCGACACGAGACTCCCGGAAGTATTAAGGCTTGGAAAACCTTTATTACAGCGAGAGTTTTTTATTAATGATCGGGCAATATTGAGCAATCGAATTCCAATTACTGTTCAAGGGAAAACAATTGGTGCCTTGGCAATTTTTCAAGATAAAACGGAGGTAACAAGACTTGCTCAAGAGCTAACAGGAGTACAAGCTTTTGTTGATGCTTTAAGAGTTCAAGCGCATGAATATTCTAATAAGCTTCACACAGTAGCAGGATTAATACAACTTGATCAGGGTAAGAAAGCCTTAGATTATATATTTGAGCTTTCTGAAGAACAAGCTGAACTAACATCGTTAATTACGCATCAAATACATGATGATAGTCTTGCTGGGTTATTGCTAGGTAAACATAGCAGGTGTAAAGAATTAGGGATAAAACTAAAGTTTAATCATGAAAGCAACTTTATAAATTACCCAGAAGGAACGACCATCCATGACCTTGTTATCATATGTGGTAACTTAATAGATAATAGTATCGATGAGTTAATAGAAACAAATAAGGAACTAAAACAAATCAGTTTTTCTATCAAAGAGACAGGAGAATTCTTAACTATCGAAGTAGGTGATAGTGGAGACGGTATCCTAGAAGACATACAGGAAAAGATGTTTAAAAGAGGATTCTCGACAAAACAAAAAGAAGGCAGAGGAATAGGCCTCTTCCTTGTTCATGCTATTATTGATCGGGTAGACGGTATTATTGATATTGATAGTAAGCAGGGAAAAGGGACAGTCTTTACGCTACATATTCCAATGAAAAGGAAGTGGGGGTTCGATATGAAGCGGCAAAGTAATGAAGAAAAAACAATTCGAATATTGTTAATTGAAGATGATCCTATGGTTCAAGAAGTTAATCGAATGTTTATTGAAAAAGTAAAAGGATTTAAAGTCATAGGCGTAGCTCTAAATGGCACAGAGGGACGAAAAAAGGTCAAAGAACTAAACCCAGATTTAGTTTTATTAGATATATTTATGCCTAAAGAAGACGGCTTAAAAACGATTGCTAAATTAAGACATGAACAACTAGATGTTGATATTATTGCTGTTACAGCAGCAAATGATACAGAAACAGTAAAGAAGTTGTTAAGGCATGGTGTGGTAGACTACATTGTTAAACCATTTACATTTGATCGGTTGAAGCAGGCGTTACAACAGTATCATGATATGTATCATCAATTAAAACAAAACGAGAAATTTTCTCAGGATAAACTAGATGAAGTGATGCAACAAAAAGAAAATACTAAACAAAGTGAATTACCAAAAGGGTTACATGCGATGACTTTAAAACAAATCATCGATTATTTAGAGCAAATTGAGTGTCCAAAATCTGCAGAAGAAATAGGATCAGAAATAGGGTTAGCAAGAGTTACTGTTCGCAGGTACTTGAATTATTTAGAAAATGCCCAAAAGGTGGAAATGGAATTAACCTATGGAACGATAGGGAGACCAATCCAGCTGTATCAACTAATAAAAAAGGTTAAAGAGGGTTCTTCATGA
- a CDS encoding TRAP transporter substrate-binding protein — protein sequence MRGLATIITFLFVGILTAFYIGFGLPDSSRIVAVDEELVGLNEKYTLKFSHVVAKNTPKGHAAAYFAELVKEKTDGWVEIQLFPNGVLYDAQEEFEALKKGDVHIIAPAFSEVTIHDRKWTALDLPYLFDNEIMVEQAFEGRIGELLLESFAKKGFMGIAFWDNGFKQLTNNVKPIIYPEDITGLSFRVMPSEALFKTYRILGARAVTYPFNDVYNVLRDGIVDGQENTLSNIYSKGFYQQQRYMTISNHNYLGYVVLVEPEFWSTLPERHQSSIQEAMDEVTMWLRKHAMELNNDMLQRISSTGITEIHEQSEEEKDQWRKVLKPLYDEYETIIGKELMDELKRLQIDKEL from the coding sequence ATGAGGGGATTAGCTACCATTATTACATTTCTTTTCGTAGGAATTCTTACTGCTTTTTATATTGGATTTGGTCTTCCTGACTCCTCAAGAATTGTAGCCGTAGATGAAGAGTTAGTGGGTCTTAATGAAAAATATACGTTGAAGTTTAGTCATGTTGTTGCTAAGAATACCCCTAAGGGACATGCAGCAGCATATTTTGCCGAGTTGGTTAAAGAAAAGACCGATGGCTGGGTAGAGATTCAACTTTTTCCAAATGGAGTCCTCTATGATGCTCAAGAGGAGTTTGAAGCGCTCAAAAAAGGTGATGTTCATATTATTGCTCCAGCGTTCTCAGAAGTAACCATTCATGATCGGAAGTGGACAGCTCTAGATTTACCCTACCTCTTTGATAATGAAATAATGGTTGAACAAGCTTTTGAAGGTAGAATTGGAGAGCTTTTACTTGAGAGTTTTGCCAAAAAAGGGTTTATGGGAATTGCTTTTTGGGATAACGGATTTAAACAGTTAACAAATAATGTGAAACCGATTATTTATCCAGAGGATATTACTGGGCTCTCATTTAGAGTAATGCCTAGTGAAGCTCTTTTTAAAACATATCGTATCCTTGGAGCTCGGGCAGTGACATACCCGTTTAATGACGTTTATAATGTCTTACGTGATGGGATTGTTGATGGTCAAGAAAATACGCTTTCAAATATCTATTCGAAAGGGTTTTATCAACAGCAAAGATATATGACGATATCCAATCACAATTATTTGGGTTATGTTGTCTTAGTAGAGCCAGAATTTTGGAGTACCCTTCCCGAGAGGCACCAATCAAGTATTCAAGAGGCAATGGATGAAGTAACGATGTGGCTTCGTAAACATGCTATGGAACTAAATAATGATATGTTGCAAAGAATTTCTAGTACCGGGATCACTGAAATCCATGAACAATCAGAAGAGGAAAAGGATCAATGGAGAAAAGTATTAAAACCACTCTATGACGAATATGAAACGATCATTGGTAAAGAGCTAATGGATGAATTAAAAAGGTTACAAATTGATAAAGAACTATAA
- a CDS encoding TAXI family TRAP transporter solute-binding subunit, translated as MKKFKRTLLTALAGISLLFVAACGGGADKAASYPTTVVIGTASQGGLYYIYGSGLGELLNKELGITSNVEVSGGPVHNMQLVQNKDYDIGLVTLGPAYEGYMGEGDWTNGQKLDDVRIAFPMYTTPFHWWSVDLNVKSIDDIKTKRNVGVGPSGGTSGTYLPIIHDALGIDARPVQAGASDMVSQQMDGQLDVIGFAAGVPIPAVQEVLAQKEVNLFGITGTQRDQVIERLPYFDKYTIPGGTYEQVLEDIETIAMFNFGIVHKDADEQFVYDLVKTYHENNEYMVTTAKAALEAVPEAILNNTVVPLHPGAIRYYEEIGIKIPDSVKK; from the coding sequence ATGAAAAAGTTTAAACGTACTTTATTAACTGCATTAGCTGGAATATCATTATTGTTCGTTGCAGCTTGTGGTGGGGGTGCTGATAAAGCAGCAAGCTATCCAACAACAGTAGTAATTGGTACCGCTTCCCAAGGTGGTTTGTACTACATTTACGGTTCGGGGCTAGGTGAGTTACTTAATAAAGAACTTGGAATTACGTCTAATGTAGAAGTAAGTGGGGGACCTGTTCATAACATGCAATTGGTTCAGAACAAGGATTATGATATTGGATTAGTAACATTAGGTCCAGCGTACGAAGGATATATGGGGGAAGGCGACTGGACAAATGGACAAAAGCTTGATGATGTTCGAATTGCTTTTCCAATGTATACAACACCATTCCATTGGTGGTCTGTCGACCTTAACGTGAAATCAATTGATGATATAAAAACTAAGCGTAATGTTGGGGTAGGACCATCTGGTGGTACTTCAGGAACATATCTCCCAATTATTCATGATGCATTAGGAATTGATGCAAGACCTGTTCAAGCAGGGGCAAGTGATATGGTCAGTCAGCAAATGGACGGTCAATTAGATGTCATCGGATTTGCAGCAGGTGTTCCTATCCCAGCTGTACAAGAAGTCCTTGCACAAAAAGAAGTTAATTTATTTGGTATCACAGGAACCCAACGCGATCAAGTCATTGAAAGACTACCTTATTTCGATAAGTACACAATTCCTGGTGGAACATATGAGCAAGTTTTAGAAGATATTGAAACAATTGCAATGTTTAACTTCGGTATTGTTCATAAAGATGCTGACGAGCAATTTGTTTATGATCTTGTAAAGACATACCATGAAAATAATGAGTATATGGTAACAACAGCAAAAGCAGCTTTAGAAGCCGTTCCTGAAGCGATTCTAAATAATACTGTAGTTCCTCTACATCCTGGAGCAATCCGTTATTATGAGGAAATCGGCATTAAAATTCCGGACTCTGTAAAAAAATAA